In Methanofastidiosum sp., the following proteins share a genomic window:
- a CDS encoding ATPase, which translates to IDNEITVAVSYSGGSDSTSTLYLLKEMGFKVVALTYYPSDMIVPKRTRSIIQNVVNHLDVPHEYIEGDISEIVKGALEGRYHPCGRCHKHMEEVIIEATKKRGINAVAFGDLLPTGSQTILVKDGMIRINLPSLLALKKKDMKYISGRIPGYESPGFGCPLLKEVHRLHPSKKFFTAHRVLREVRAGILESNEGLISLRSIFRFERD; encoded by the coding sequence ATTGATAATGAAATCACAGTCGCTGTTTCATACTCGGGCGGGTCAGACAGCACCTCTACCCTTTATCTGTTAAAAGAGATGGGGTTTAAGGTAGTTGCACTCACATATTATCCCTCTGACATGATTGTCCCAAAGAGGACTAGATCTATAATCCAAAATGTTGTTAATCATCTCGACGTGCCGCACGAATACATAGAGGGCGACATCTCGGAGATTGTAAAAGGTGCACTTGAAGGGAGATACCATCCTTGTGGCAGGTGCCACAAACACATGGAAGAAGTCATAATTGAGGCCACTAAAAAGCGTGGCATAAACGCTGTTGCCTTTGGCGATCTTCTGCCTACAGGCTCCCAAACTATCTTAGTTAAAGATGGCATGATCCGAATTAATCTGCCTTCCTTATTAGCTCTCAAGAAGAAAGACATGAAATATATTTCTGGTAGAATACCTGGGTATGAGTCGCCAGGGTTTGGGTGTCCCTTGCTAAAGGAAGTTCACAGGTTGCATCCCTCGAAAAAGTTTTTCACCGCACACAGGGTTTTGCGGGAAGTTAGGGCAGGCATCCTAGAGTCAAATGAAGGATTAATTTCGTTAAGAAGCATATTCAGATTTGAGAGGGATTAA
- a CDS encoding response regulator codes for MSKILIVDDTADNVKLIKAMIKSVASDIDVAVDGEEALTKILNNEYDIVLLDIMLPKISGIDVLKNVREKEIDIPIIVMTAYGSEELAVETLREGGDDYLINKPIRTEDLLEAINKALEKRKSKNLEDDFTNEDAYSMISEFENFLREFILEALKRKYGPSWWDRGIPNFIKSICLKRQNDAIVRKREVYPPLFYTDFSHYLPIILFKNNEKEIDNWKDVFEYYFVSIGWIKGRLIELTEIRNEIVHPKKITKRQFKKMKLYIDEIIEYMDRPHD; via the coding sequence ATGAGTAAAATATTGATTGTTGATGATACAGCGGATAATGTAAAACTTATCAAGGCGATGATAAAATCAGTTGCAAGCGACATCGATGTTGCAGTCGATGGCGAAGAGGCCCTAACTAAGATTTTAAATAATGAATATGATATCGTCCTCCTTGACATAATGCTGCCGAAGATATCAGGCATTGATGTATTGAAAAATGTGAGAGAAAAGGAAATTGACATCCCGATTATCGTCATGACCGCTTACGGCTCTGAAGAGCTGGCCGTTGAAACATTAAGGGAAGGCGGAGATGACTATCTAATAAATAAACCCATAAGAACTGAAGACCTCCTTGAAGCTATTAATAAGGCACTTGAAAAAAGGAAGTCTAAAAATCTAGAAGATGATTTCACAAACGAAGATGCCTATTCAATGATTTCAGAATTTGAGAATTTTTTGAGGGAGTTCATCCTTGAAGCGTTGAAAAGAAAGTACGGCCCCTCCTGGTGGGACAGAGGCATCCCCAACTTCATAAAATCAATCTGTTTGAAAAGACAAAACGATGCAATAGTCAGAAAAAGGGAAGTTTATCCGCCATTATTTTATACAGACTTCTCCCATTATCTCCCTATAATACTTTTTAAGAACAATGAAAAGGAGATAGACAACTGGAAGGATGTCTTTGAGTACTATTTTGTCAGCATCGGCTGGATAAAAGGCCGATTGATAGAGTTGACAGAAATCAGGAACGAGATAGTCCATCCCAAAAAAATTACAAAGAGGCAGTTTAAGAAGATGAAGCTCTACATTGATGAAATCATTGAGTATATGGACAGGCCTCACGATTAA
- a CDS encoding sensor histidine kinase — MVSIPFLRRIRNKFIATYLIVLLVPVVAIGYYSINFTINYLENDALKVVEQQAEITAKEIEKSLGVAESDIDFLSQSASLRALVDARNRGSIIEYIVYRERLIEEFYNFTNSKKAYSSVVYIDESGKEVVKLVYNWNQVFIATTSALYDVSEEEYFQKTMTLSRGQLYVSSLEISSQIKTDSGDLIVTYAKPVFDSNGIRRGVILISFPAQRVLSPILELSARSNLNTFILNKQGYYISKVGTSSISNPYFAGESFIDQYKAQGFLKILSGTSGTISEGTDQIIAYSPVFPSSVDRNNFWIVVVTYSTNTLFEPISEFENSFILIVMSTIIIAVFFGVIMADRITRPLRKLVYASRSLAEGDLKPKIDINSEDEVGELAKAFVDMSKDLKKSYDDLERKVKARTLELQKANKKLSETNIELVELNKKISEANKLKSQFLANITHELRTPLTSIIGFSEVVLNEAKLNEEQADYLETILRNGEILLKLINDILELSRLDAGKSKLYLTEFDLQDAINKTLKIVSPLTKDKNIWVSLNVREVDDIVADEDKIIEVLLNLLTNAIKFNVDNGKIAVRAFKVDDHVRVEIQDTGIGINKDELDVIFDEFRQIDSSETKSYRGTGLGLSISKHYIELHEGLIWAESEPGNGSTFIFEIPIKQGEDK; from the coding sequence ATGGTTAGTATACCTTTTTTGAGGAGAATTAGAAACAAGTTCATAGCTACATACCTAATAGTACTTTTGGTACCTGTAGTTGCAATTGGGTATTACAGTATTAATTTTACCATAAATTATCTAGAAAATGATGCCTTGAAGGTCGTGGAGCAACAAGCTGAGATTACTGCAAAGGAAATAGAGAAATCTTTGGGGGTTGCCGAAAGCGATATTGATTTTCTAAGTCAGTCGGCATCGTTACGAGCTTTGGTAGATGCAAGGAACAGGGGCTCTATCATTGAGTATATCGTATATCGGGAGCGGCTGATTGAAGAGTTCTATAACTTCACAAATTCGAAAAAGGCCTATTCAAGTGTTGTCTATATCGATGAGAGTGGAAAAGAGGTTGTAAAGTTAGTATATAACTGGAATCAGGTTTTTATTGCTACAACTTCTGCCCTCTACGATGTTTCAGAAGAAGAGTATTTTCAAAAGACAATGACCCTTTCTAGAGGCCAGCTATATGTTTCCTCTCTTGAAATTTCTTCCCAAATAAAAACTGATTCTGGAGATCTCATAGTAACATATGCGAAACCTGTCTTTGACTCAAACGGCATCAGACGGGGTGTTATTCTCATAAGTTTTCCTGCACAGAGAGTATTAAGCCCAATATTAGAGCTTTCTGCTAGGTCAAATCTAAATACCTTCATATTAAATAAGCAAGGTTATTACATCTCTAAGGTGGGAACTTCGAGCATATCAAATCCTTATTTTGCCGGGGAGAGTTTTATCGACCAGTATAAAGCTCAAGGATTTCTTAAGATTCTTTCAGGCACAAGCGGTACTATCTCAGAAGGAACTGACCAGATTATAGCCTACTCGCCAGTTTTTCCATCTTCGGTGGATAGGAATAACTTCTGGATTGTTGTGGTGACGTATTCAACAAACACTCTGTTTGAGCCAATATCAGAATTTGAAAATAGTTTTATTCTTATTGTAATGTCAACAATTATCATCGCAGTGTTTTTTGGTGTCATTATGGCGGACAGGATAACAAGACCCCTTAGGAAGCTTGTCTATGCATCAAGGAGTCTTGCCGAAGGTGACCTAAAACCAAAGATTGATATCAATAGTGAAGATGAAGTTGGAGAACTTGCAAAGGCTTTTGTCGACATGTCAAAGGATCTCAAAAAATCCTATGATGACCTTGAAAGAAAGGTTAAAGCGAGAACGCTTGAACTTCAAAAAGCAAATAAAAAGCTATCAGAGACAAATATAGAGCTTGTAGAGCTAAACAAGAAGATATCAGAAGCCAATAAATTAAAATCACAATTTTTGGCCAACATCACGCACGAACTTAGGACTCCCTTGACATCGATTATAGGGTTTTCTGAGGTAGTCCTAAACGAAGCCAAGTTGAATGAGGAGCAGGCCGACTATCTTGAGACTATTTTGAGAAACGGAGAGATCCTTTTGAAACTCATAAACGATATCCTGGAATTATCAAGGCTTGATGCTGGAAAATCAAAACTCTATCTTACTGAGTTTGATTTGCAGGATGCCATAAATAAAACTCTAAAGATAGTTTCTCCCTTAACAAAGGATAAGAATATCTGGGTTTCATTGAATGTGCGTGAAGTCGATGACATAGTTGCTGATGAGGATAAGATAATAGAGGTCTTACTAAATCTTTTGACAAATGCCATAAAATTCAATGTGGATAATGGGAAGATTGCTGTTAGGGCATTTAAAGTGGATGACCACGTAAGGGTGGAAATTCAGGATACAGGGATAGGGATCAATAAGGATGAGCTAGACGTAATATTCGATGAGTTCAGACAAATTGATAGCTCTGAGACAAAAAGCTACCGTGGCACAGGCCTTGGACTCTCAATTTCAAAGCATTATATCGAACTTCATGAAGGACTTATCTGGGCGGAAAGTGAACCTGGAAATGGGTCAACTTTTATATTTGAGATACCTATTAAACAAGGGGAAGATAAATGA
- a CDS encoding radical SAM protein yields MAHPCFNEKSHFTVGRIHLPVAPKCNIQCNYCTRSINKCEFRPGVSACILSPKEALDRLTQTLKDTENLKVVGIAGPGESLANEATFETLKLIDEKYPELIKCLSTNGLMLKERAKELANLGVKTVTVTVNALDEEIAEKIYSWINFDKEIIKGRQAARKLLEKQWEGILAAKKADMLVKINTVLIPEINLSEIEKIALKGRDYGADLMNIIPLIPLNKFKELRPPTCEEISGAREKAGEYLPQFKLCRQCRADAVGIPGHDSDYKKEGRSDSEYFHG; encoded by the coding sequence ATGGCGCACCCCTGCTTTAATGAAAAATCTCATTTCACAGTGGGTAGGATACACTTGCCAGTTGCACCAAAGTGCAACATTCAGTGTAATTACTGCACCAGAAGCATAAACAAATGTGAGTTTAGGCCTGGTGTTTCGGCATGCATATTGAGCCCAAAAGAAGCCCTAGATAGATTGACTCAAACTCTAAAAGACACTGAGAATCTGAAAGTTGTGGGGATAGCTGGGCCCGGTGAATCGCTTGCAAATGAGGCCACATTTGAGACACTGAAGTTAATCGATGAGAAATACCCAGAACTCATAAAGTGCCTTTCAACAAACGGGTTAATGTTAAAGGAGAGGGCAAAAGAGTTAGCGAATCTTGGCGTCAAAACTGTCACAGTGACTGTTAATGCCTTAGACGAAGAGATAGCAGAAAAAATTTACTCGTGGATTAACTTTGATAAGGAGATCATCAAAGGAAGGCAAGCAGCAAGAAAGCTCTTGGAGAAGCAGTGGGAAGGTATACTTGCTGCAAAAAAGGCGGACATGCTTGTAAAGATCAACACTGTTTTGATCCCAGAAATTAATCTCAGTGAAATTGAGAAAATTGCACTAAAAGGAAGAGACTATGGCGCTGACCTTATGAATATCATACCATTAATCCCCCTAAACAAGTTCAAGGAGCTAAGGCCACCTACATGTGAAGAGATTTCTGGAGCTAGAGAAAAAGCAGGAGAATATCTGCCGCAATTCAAGCTCTGCAGGCAGTGCAGAGCAGATGCTGTCGGTATACCAGGTCATGATAGCGACTATAAAAAAGAGGGTAGGTCAGATTCAGAGTATTTTCACGGTTAG
- a CDS encoding DUF1858 domain-containing protein — MSIGDIVEQFPETVPVFMSHGLGCIGCAIAQFETLEEGAMAHGIDVEVLVQDLNKSVKK, encoded by the coding sequence ATGTCTATTGGAGATATAGTAGAACAATTCCCAGAAACAGTTCCTGTTTTCATGTCACACGGACTTGGATGCATTGGTTGTGCAATTGCCCAGTTTGAGACTTTAGAGGAAGGAGCAATGGCTCACGGGATTGATGTTGAGGTCCTTGTACAGGATCTAAACAAATCAGTCAAAAAATAA